Proteins co-encoded in one Sulfolobales archaeon genomic window:
- a CDS encoding AbrB/MazE/SpoVT family DNA-binding domain-containing protein, protein MVKVIVTRRFQVTIPKEIREALGISVGDRLLVRVVDGKIVMEPIRGSEALKRLSTIVDRYLGGVKRVDAVKLVEESLERETGLY, encoded by the coding sequence ATGGTTAAGGTTATTGTGACTCGTAGGTTCCAGGTCACTATTCCTAAGGAGATTAGGGAGGCTCTTGGGATAAGTGTTGGAGACAGATTGCTAGTTAGAGTTGTTGATGGTAAGATAGTTATGGAGCCTATTAGAGGCTCTGAGGCCTTGAAAAGACTCTCAACTATTGTTGATAGATATCTTGGTGGTGTTAAAAGAGTTGATGCGGTGAAGCTTGTTGAGGAGTCTCTTGAAAGGGAGACGGGTTTATATTGA